A DNA window from Helianthus annuus cultivar XRQ/B chromosome 15, HanXRQr2.0-SUNRISE, whole genome shotgun sequence contains the following coding sequences:
- the LOC110865863 gene encoding vacuolar protein sorting-associated protein 54, chloroplastic isoform X2, protein MDPKPPLRSAKLTGNRQNSSSLLSKTLSDASTQNLSSILNNPHVSDSSWSGWWSSSSTAVQIPDFAPLSGTKTTSGGVEISRSDFASYLTSVSDQYNRFEDIRNHSNNERSKDSKDDVNYASDCYDRVGEALVECLKEVPALYFKEDFALEDGGTFRAACSSVGDNDVLQEKLTQYLDVVEVHLVKEISLRSNSFFEAQGQLEDLSLKIVEGCGRIRELKEKIRVLDGDLVDSARQIQELKVTRGDLLALQEKLRVVLYVNQSLAALKLLVASADCAGALDVTDDLKHFLNGDQLTGLHCFRHLEDHVAAAINSVNSILSAEFLRVSVNDAGEKDAVILSKAKARIASPGTEEDNDEYWDQEDTSSFHDRLLPLIIGLLRTAKLPAVLRIYRDTVISDMKTAIKSVVAELLPVLLARPLDSDFKSGDRIVDSDGGGSSLANKLRNLSSESFVQLLETIFKIVQAHLLRAAEVKKVIEWMMSNLDGHYAADSVAAAIANGALTAEISSAADGQSGPSSLSTRKNLIKVSPATSSSNLSKNFRADVLRENAEAVFAACDAAHGRWAKLLGVRALLHPKLRLQDFLNIYNVSQEFVTATEKVQLLVMANKYSILTICVYNMDLCLRKQIGGRLGYSIRGTLQSQAKAFVDFQHESRMTKLKALLDQETWVEVDVPNEFQAIVDSLFRLESDSEDDNHSKSIANSYNEVVTSSAEQVNNTKTKNGQAKSSAHLISFRGVGYHMVNCGLILLKMLSEYIDMNNFLPALSSEVIHRVLEMLKFFNTRTCQLVLGAGAMQVSGLKSITSKHLALASQVISFVHAIMPEIRKVLFLKVPEARKGLLLSEIGRVSQDYKVHRDEIHTKLVQIMRERLLVHLRGLPQIIETWSRVDETEIQPSQFAKSLTKEVGYLQRVLSRTLHEADVQEIFKEVTIIFDIQISDAFAHVDISTPQAKARLNCEIQHILGCIKSLPSAKLNIESGIPIAGQLEALVKRISSAESDQ, encoded by the exons ATGGATCCAAAACCTCCTCTCCGATCAGCAAAACTCACCGGAAATCGCCAAAACTCATCGTCGTTGTTATCCAAAACACTTTCAGATGCAAGTACACAAAACTTATCCTCCATTCTCAACAATCCACACGTCTCCGATAGCTCGTGGTCCGGCTGGTGGTCGTCGTCGTCAACTGCCGTACAGATTCCTGATTTTGCTCCACTTTCAGGTACCAAAACTACCTCCGGTGGTGTAGAAATATCACGATCTGATTTCGCATCTTATTTAACGTCGGTTTCGGATCAGTATAATCGATTTGAAGATATTCGGAATCATTCGAATAACGAGAGGAGTAAGGACAGTAAGGATGATGTGAATTATGCTAGTGATTGTTATGATAGGGTAGGGGAGGCTCTGGTTGAGTGTTTGAAAGAGGTGCCTGCATTGTATTTTAAGGAGGATTTTGCGCTTGAGGATGGGGGGACGTTTAGGGCGGCATGTTCGTCGGTTGGGGATAATGATGTGTTGCAGGAGAAGTTGACGCAGTATTTGGATGTGGTGGAGGTGCATTTGGTTAAGGAGATATCGTTGCGGTCGAATTCGTTTTTCGAGGCGCAAGGGCAGTTGGAGGATTTGAGTTTGAAGATTGTGGAAGGGTGTGGGAGGATTCGGGAGCTGAAGGAGAAGATTAGGGTTTTGGATGGGGATTTGGTGGATTCGGCGAGGCAGATTCAGGAGTTGAAGGTTACGCGGGGTGATTTATTGGCGTTGCAGGAGAAGCTTAGGGTTGTGTTGTATGTCAATCAGTCTCTTGCTGCTCTTAAATTG CTCGTCGCATCTGCTGATTGTGCTGGAGCTTTAGACGTCACAGATGATTTGAAGCATTTTCTG AATGGTGATCAACTGACTGGCCTACATTGTTTTCGTCACCTCGAGGATCATGTAGCCGCTGCAATTAATTCTGTAAATAG CATTCTTTCAGCAGAGTTTTTGCGTGTATCTGTTAATGATGCTGGAGAAAAAGATGCGGTAATATTGTCTAAAGCAAAAGCAAGGATAGCCTCACCGGGAACTGAAGAAGATAATGAC GAATACTGGGATCAAGAAGATACCTCTAGTTTCCATGATCGACTTCTACCTCTAATTATAGGCTTACTTAGAACC GCAAAACTTCCAGCTGTGTTGAGAATATATCGTGATACAGTTATATCCGACATGAAAACTGCTATTAAGTCAGTTGTTGCAGAGCTGCTTCCAGTTCTTCTTGCCAGACCTTTGGACTCTGATTTTAAATCAGGCGATCGAATTGTTGATTCAGATG GTGGAGGCTCATCACTCGCAAATAAGTTAAGAAACCTTTCTTCTGAGAGCTTTGTTCAACTTCTTGAAACTATTTTCAAGATTGTACAG GCACACTTACTACGAGCTGCTGAAGTTAAAAAAGTCATCGAGTGGATGATGTCAAATCTTGATGGTCACTATGCTGCTGACTCAGTTGCTGCCGCAATTGCCAATGGTGCTTTGACTGCAGAAATATCTTCAGCAGCTGATGGTCAATCTGGCCCCTCTTCTCTTTCGACTCGAAAAAACCTTATCAAGGTTTCTCCTGCCACAAGTTCATCAAATTTGTCAAAAAATTTCAGAGCTGATGTATTGAGAGAAAACGCAGAAGCAGTGTTTGCTGCTTGTGATGCAGCTCATGGAAGATGGGCAAAACTGCTTGGCGTTCGTGCGCTTCTCCATCCAAAGCTGAGGTTACAagattttttaaatatatataacgTATCCCAAGAATTTGTAACTGCAACAGAGAAGGTACAGTTATTAGTTATGGCGAATAAATATTCAATTTTAACTATCTGTGTGTATAATATGGATTTATGCTTACGTAAGCAGATTGGTGGAAGGTTGGGATATAGCATTCGTGGAACATTACAGTCTCAAGCCAAAGCTTTTGTTGATTTCCAGCATGAATCGCGG ATGACAAAACTGAAAGCGCTACTTGATCAAGAAACATGGGTTGAAGTCGACGTTCCTAATGAATTCCAGGCGATAGTGGATTCACTTTTTAGATTGGAGTCTGACTCTGAAGATGATAACCATTCTAAGAGCATTGCTAATAGCTACAATGAAGTGGTTACCAGCAGTGCAGAACAG GTTAACAACACTAAAACAAAGAATGGACAGGCAAAATCTTCTGCTCATTTAATTTCTTTCAGAGGTGTTGGGTACCACATGGTAAACTG TGGCTTAATCTTGCTGAAGATGTTATCCGAGTACATCGATATGAATAATTTTTTGCCAGCACTTTCTTCTGAGGTTATTCACCGTGTACTTGAAATGTTGAAATTTTTCAACACAAGGACGTGTCAACTTGTTCTTGGTGCCGGTGCCATGCAG GTCTCTGGTTTAAAGTCGATTACATCCAAACATTTGGCACTAGCAAGTCAGGTTATCAGTTTCGTGCATGCTATTATGCCCG AAATTAGGAAGGTTCTTTTCCTGAAAGTTCCTGAGGCGCGTAAAGGATTGCTGTTATCAGAAATCGGACGAGTGTCACAG GATTATAAAGTGCATCGCGATGAAATACATACAAAGCTGGTGCAAATAATGAGGGAAAGATTGTTAGTTCATCTCCGTGGATTGCCACAAATAATTGAAACATGGAGCCGAGTAGACGAAACTGAAATACAACCCAGTCAGTTTGCTAAATCACTCACAAAG GAAGTTGGGTATCTTCAACGCGTGCTTTCTCGGACCTTGCATGAGGCAGATGTTCAAGAAATATTCAA GGAAGTGACCATCATCTTTGACATACAAATCTCTGATGCATTCGCACATGTGGATATTAGCACTCCACAAGCAAAAGCCAG GCTTAATTGTGAAATTCAGCACATTCTTGGATGCATTAAATCACTGCCTTCTGCCAAGTTAAATATCGAGTCTGGGATTCCCATTGCAGGACAACTTGAGGCCTTAGTCAAAAGAATATCTTCTGCTGAATCAGATCAATAG
- the LOC110865863 gene encoding vacuolar protein sorting-associated protein 54, chloroplastic isoform X1, whose translation MDPKPPLRSAKLTGNRQNSSSLLSKTLSDASTQNLSSILNNPHVSDSSWSGWWSSSSTAVQIPDFAPLSGTKTTSGGVEISRSDFASYLTSVSDQYNRFEDIRNHSNNERSKDSKDDVNYASDCYDRVGEALVECLKEVPALYFKEDFALEDGGTFRAACSSVGDNDVLQEKLTQYLDVVEVHLVKEISLRSNSFFEAQGQLEDLSLKIVEGCGRIRELKEKIRVLDGDLVDSARQIQELKVTRGDLLALQEKLRVVLYVNQSLAALKLLVASADCAGALDVTDDLKHFLNGDQLTGLHCFRHLEDHVAAAINSVNSILSAEFLRVSVNDAGEKDAVILSKAKARIASPGTEEDNDEYWDQEDTSSFHDRLLPLIIGLLRTAKLPAVLRIYRDTVISDMKTAIKSVVAELLPVLLARPLDSDFKSGDRIVDSDGGGSSLANKLRNLSSESFVQLLETIFKIVQAHLLRAAEVKKVIEWMMSNLDGHYAADSVAAAIANGALTAEISSAADGQSGPSSLSTRKNLIKVSPATSSSNLSKNFRADVLRENAEAVFAACDAAHGRWAKLLGVRALLHPKLRLQDFLNIYNVSQEFVTATEKVQLLVMANKYSILTICVYNMDLCLRKQIGGRLGYSIRGTLQSQAKAFVDFQHESRMTKLKALLDQETWVEVDVPNEFQAIVDSLFRLESDSEDDNHSKSIANSYNEVVTSSAEQVDLNGQVNNTKTKNGQAKSSAHLISFRGVGYHMVNCGLILLKMLSEYIDMNNFLPALSSEVIHRVLEMLKFFNTRTCQLVLGAGAMQVSGLKSITSKHLALASQVISFVHAIMPEIRKVLFLKVPEARKGLLLSEIGRVSQDYKVHRDEIHTKLVQIMRERLLVHLRGLPQIIETWSRVDETEIQPSQFAKSLTKEVGYLQRVLSRTLHEADVQEIFKEVTIIFDIQISDAFAHVDISTPQAKARLNCEIQHILGCIKSLPSAKLNIESGIPIAGQLEALVKRISSAESDQ comes from the exons ATGGATCCAAAACCTCCTCTCCGATCAGCAAAACTCACCGGAAATCGCCAAAACTCATCGTCGTTGTTATCCAAAACACTTTCAGATGCAAGTACACAAAACTTATCCTCCATTCTCAACAATCCACACGTCTCCGATAGCTCGTGGTCCGGCTGGTGGTCGTCGTCGTCAACTGCCGTACAGATTCCTGATTTTGCTCCACTTTCAGGTACCAAAACTACCTCCGGTGGTGTAGAAATATCACGATCTGATTTCGCATCTTATTTAACGTCGGTTTCGGATCAGTATAATCGATTTGAAGATATTCGGAATCATTCGAATAACGAGAGGAGTAAGGACAGTAAGGATGATGTGAATTATGCTAGTGATTGTTATGATAGGGTAGGGGAGGCTCTGGTTGAGTGTTTGAAAGAGGTGCCTGCATTGTATTTTAAGGAGGATTTTGCGCTTGAGGATGGGGGGACGTTTAGGGCGGCATGTTCGTCGGTTGGGGATAATGATGTGTTGCAGGAGAAGTTGACGCAGTATTTGGATGTGGTGGAGGTGCATTTGGTTAAGGAGATATCGTTGCGGTCGAATTCGTTTTTCGAGGCGCAAGGGCAGTTGGAGGATTTGAGTTTGAAGATTGTGGAAGGGTGTGGGAGGATTCGGGAGCTGAAGGAGAAGATTAGGGTTTTGGATGGGGATTTGGTGGATTCGGCGAGGCAGATTCAGGAGTTGAAGGTTACGCGGGGTGATTTATTGGCGTTGCAGGAGAAGCTTAGGGTTGTGTTGTATGTCAATCAGTCTCTTGCTGCTCTTAAATTG CTCGTCGCATCTGCTGATTGTGCTGGAGCTTTAGACGTCACAGATGATTTGAAGCATTTTCTG AATGGTGATCAACTGACTGGCCTACATTGTTTTCGTCACCTCGAGGATCATGTAGCCGCTGCAATTAATTCTGTAAATAG CATTCTTTCAGCAGAGTTTTTGCGTGTATCTGTTAATGATGCTGGAGAAAAAGATGCGGTAATATTGTCTAAAGCAAAAGCAAGGATAGCCTCACCGGGAACTGAAGAAGATAATGAC GAATACTGGGATCAAGAAGATACCTCTAGTTTCCATGATCGACTTCTACCTCTAATTATAGGCTTACTTAGAACC GCAAAACTTCCAGCTGTGTTGAGAATATATCGTGATACAGTTATATCCGACATGAAAACTGCTATTAAGTCAGTTGTTGCAGAGCTGCTTCCAGTTCTTCTTGCCAGACCTTTGGACTCTGATTTTAAATCAGGCGATCGAATTGTTGATTCAGATG GTGGAGGCTCATCACTCGCAAATAAGTTAAGAAACCTTTCTTCTGAGAGCTTTGTTCAACTTCTTGAAACTATTTTCAAGATTGTACAG GCACACTTACTACGAGCTGCTGAAGTTAAAAAAGTCATCGAGTGGATGATGTCAAATCTTGATGGTCACTATGCTGCTGACTCAGTTGCTGCCGCAATTGCCAATGGTGCTTTGACTGCAGAAATATCTTCAGCAGCTGATGGTCAATCTGGCCCCTCTTCTCTTTCGACTCGAAAAAACCTTATCAAGGTTTCTCCTGCCACAAGTTCATCAAATTTGTCAAAAAATTTCAGAGCTGATGTATTGAGAGAAAACGCAGAAGCAGTGTTTGCTGCTTGTGATGCAGCTCATGGAAGATGGGCAAAACTGCTTGGCGTTCGTGCGCTTCTCCATCCAAAGCTGAGGTTACAagattttttaaatatatataacgTATCCCAAGAATTTGTAACTGCAACAGAGAAGGTACAGTTATTAGTTATGGCGAATAAATATTCAATTTTAACTATCTGTGTGTATAATATGGATTTATGCTTACGTAAGCAGATTGGTGGAAGGTTGGGATATAGCATTCGTGGAACATTACAGTCTCAAGCCAAAGCTTTTGTTGATTTCCAGCATGAATCGCGG ATGACAAAACTGAAAGCGCTACTTGATCAAGAAACATGGGTTGAAGTCGACGTTCCTAATGAATTCCAGGCGATAGTGGATTCACTTTTTAGATTGGAGTCTGACTCTGAAGATGATAACCATTCTAAGAGCATTGCTAATAGCTACAATGAAGTGGTTACCAGCAGTGCAGAACAGGTAGATCTCAATGGACAG GTTAACAACACTAAAACAAAGAATGGACAGGCAAAATCTTCTGCTCATTTAATTTCTTTCAGAGGTGTTGGGTACCACATGGTAAACTG TGGCTTAATCTTGCTGAAGATGTTATCCGAGTACATCGATATGAATAATTTTTTGCCAGCACTTTCTTCTGAGGTTATTCACCGTGTACTTGAAATGTTGAAATTTTTCAACACAAGGACGTGTCAACTTGTTCTTGGTGCCGGTGCCATGCAG GTCTCTGGTTTAAAGTCGATTACATCCAAACATTTGGCACTAGCAAGTCAGGTTATCAGTTTCGTGCATGCTATTATGCCCG AAATTAGGAAGGTTCTTTTCCTGAAAGTTCCTGAGGCGCGTAAAGGATTGCTGTTATCAGAAATCGGACGAGTGTCACAG GATTATAAAGTGCATCGCGATGAAATACATACAAAGCTGGTGCAAATAATGAGGGAAAGATTGTTAGTTCATCTCCGTGGATTGCCACAAATAATTGAAACATGGAGCCGAGTAGACGAAACTGAAATACAACCCAGTCAGTTTGCTAAATCACTCACAAAG GAAGTTGGGTATCTTCAACGCGTGCTTTCTCGGACCTTGCATGAGGCAGATGTTCAAGAAATATTCAA GGAAGTGACCATCATCTTTGACATACAAATCTCTGATGCATTCGCACATGTGGATATTAGCACTCCACAAGCAAAAGCCAG GCTTAATTGTGAAATTCAGCACATTCTTGGATGCATTAAATCACTGCCTTCTGCCAAGTTAAATATCGAGTCTGGGATTCCCATTGCAGGACAACTTGAGGCCTTAGTCAAAAGAATATCTTCTGCTGAATCAGATCAATAG
- the LOC110865863 gene encoding vacuolar protein sorting-associated protein 54, chloroplastic isoform X4: protein MDPKPPLRSAKLTGNRQNSSSLLSKTLSDASTQNLSSILNNPHVSDSSWSGWWSSSSTAVQIPDFAPLSGTKTTSGGVEISRSDFASYLTSVSDQYNRFEDIRNHSNNERSKDSKDDVNYASDCYDRVGEALVECLKEVPALYFKEDFALEDGGTFRAACSSVGDNDVLQEKLTQYLDVVEVHLVKEISLRSNSFFEAQGQLEDLSLKIVEGCGRIRELKEKIRVLDGDLVDSARQIQELKVTRGDLLALQEKLRVVLYVNQSLAALKLLVASADCAGALDVTDDLKHFLNGDQLTGLHCFRHLEDHVAAAINSVNSILSAEFLRVSVNDAGEKDAVILSKAKARIASPGTEEDNDEYWDQEDTSSFHDRLLPLIIGLLRTAKLPAVLRIYRDTVISDMKTAIKSVVAELLPVLLARPLDSDFKSGDRIVDSDGGGSSLANKLRNLSSESFVQLLETIFKIVQAHLLRAAEVKKVIEWMMSNLDGHYAADSVAAAIANGALTAEISSAADGQSGPSSLSTRKNLIKVSPATSSSNLSKNFRADVLRENAEAVFAACDAAHGRWAKLLGVRALLHPKLRLQDFLNIYNVSQEFVTATEKIGGRLGYSIRGTLQSQAKAFVDFQHESRMTKLKALLDQETWVEVDVPNEFQAIVDSLFRLESDSEDDNHSKSIANSYNEVVTSSAEQVNNTKTKNGQAKSSAHLISFRGVGYHMVNCGLILLKMLSEYIDMNNFLPALSSEVIHRVLEMLKFFNTRTCQLVLGAGAMQVSGLKSITSKHLALASQVISFVHAIMPEIRKVLFLKVPEARKGLLLSEIGRVSQDYKVHRDEIHTKLVQIMRERLLVHLRGLPQIIETWSRVDETEIQPSQFAKSLTKEVGYLQRVLSRTLHEADVQEIFKEVTIIFDIQISDAFAHVDISTPQAKARLNCEIQHILGCIKSLPSAKLNIESGIPIAGQLEALVKRISSAESDQ, encoded by the exons ATGGATCCAAAACCTCCTCTCCGATCAGCAAAACTCACCGGAAATCGCCAAAACTCATCGTCGTTGTTATCCAAAACACTTTCAGATGCAAGTACACAAAACTTATCCTCCATTCTCAACAATCCACACGTCTCCGATAGCTCGTGGTCCGGCTGGTGGTCGTCGTCGTCAACTGCCGTACAGATTCCTGATTTTGCTCCACTTTCAGGTACCAAAACTACCTCCGGTGGTGTAGAAATATCACGATCTGATTTCGCATCTTATTTAACGTCGGTTTCGGATCAGTATAATCGATTTGAAGATATTCGGAATCATTCGAATAACGAGAGGAGTAAGGACAGTAAGGATGATGTGAATTATGCTAGTGATTGTTATGATAGGGTAGGGGAGGCTCTGGTTGAGTGTTTGAAAGAGGTGCCTGCATTGTATTTTAAGGAGGATTTTGCGCTTGAGGATGGGGGGACGTTTAGGGCGGCATGTTCGTCGGTTGGGGATAATGATGTGTTGCAGGAGAAGTTGACGCAGTATTTGGATGTGGTGGAGGTGCATTTGGTTAAGGAGATATCGTTGCGGTCGAATTCGTTTTTCGAGGCGCAAGGGCAGTTGGAGGATTTGAGTTTGAAGATTGTGGAAGGGTGTGGGAGGATTCGGGAGCTGAAGGAGAAGATTAGGGTTTTGGATGGGGATTTGGTGGATTCGGCGAGGCAGATTCAGGAGTTGAAGGTTACGCGGGGTGATTTATTGGCGTTGCAGGAGAAGCTTAGGGTTGTGTTGTATGTCAATCAGTCTCTTGCTGCTCTTAAATTG CTCGTCGCATCTGCTGATTGTGCTGGAGCTTTAGACGTCACAGATGATTTGAAGCATTTTCTG AATGGTGATCAACTGACTGGCCTACATTGTTTTCGTCACCTCGAGGATCATGTAGCCGCTGCAATTAATTCTGTAAATAG CATTCTTTCAGCAGAGTTTTTGCGTGTATCTGTTAATGATGCTGGAGAAAAAGATGCGGTAATATTGTCTAAAGCAAAAGCAAGGATAGCCTCACCGGGAACTGAAGAAGATAATGAC GAATACTGGGATCAAGAAGATACCTCTAGTTTCCATGATCGACTTCTACCTCTAATTATAGGCTTACTTAGAACC GCAAAACTTCCAGCTGTGTTGAGAATATATCGTGATACAGTTATATCCGACATGAAAACTGCTATTAAGTCAGTTGTTGCAGAGCTGCTTCCAGTTCTTCTTGCCAGACCTTTGGACTCTGATTTTAAATCAGGCGATCGAATTGTTGATTCAGATG GTGGAGGCTCATCACTCGCAAATAAGTTAAGAAACCTTTCTTCTGAGAGCTTTGTTCAACTTCTTGAAACTATTTTCAAGATTGTACAG GCACACTTACTACGAGCTGCTGAAGTTAAAAAAGTCATCGAGTGGATGATGTCAAATCTTGATGGTCACTATGCTGCTGACTCAGTTGCTGCCGCAATTGCCAATGGTGCTTTGACTGCAGAAATATCTTCAGCAGCTGATGGTCAATCTGGCCCCTCTTCTCTTTCGACTCGAAAAAACCTTATCAAGGTTTCTCCTGCCACAAGTTCATCAAATTTGTCAAAAAATTTCAGAGCTGATGTATTGAGAGAAAACGCAGAAGCAGTGTTTGCTGCTTGTGATGCAGCTCATGGAAGATGGGCAAAACTGCTTGGCGTTCGTGCGCTTCTCCATCCAAAGCTGAGGTTACAagattttttaaatatatataacgTATCCCAAGAATTTGTAACTGCAACAGAGAAG ATTGGTGGAAGGTTGGGATATAGCATTCGTGGAACATTACAGTCTCAAGCCAAAGCTTTTGTTGATTTCCAGCATGAATCGCGG ATGACAAAACTGAAAGCGCTACTTGATCAAGAAACATGGGTTGAAGTCGACGTTCCTAATGAATTCCAGGCGATAGTGGATTCACTTTTTAGATTGGAGTCTGACTCTGAAGATGATAACCATTCTAAGAGCATTGCTAATAGCTACAATGAAGTGGTTACCAGCAGTGCAGAACAG GTTAACAACACTAAAACAAAGAATGGACAGGCAAAATCTTCTGCTCATTTAATTTCTTTCAGAGGTGTTGGGTACCACATGGTAAACTG TGGCTTAATCTTGCTGAAGATGTTATCCGAGTACATCGATATGAATAATTTTTTGCCAGCACTTTCTTCTGAGGTTATTCACCGTGTACTTGAAATGTTGAAATTTTTCAACACAAGGACGTGTCAACTTGTTCTTGGTGCCGGTGCCATGCAG GTCTCTGGTTTAAAGTCGATTACATCCAAACATTTGGCACTAGCAAGTCAGGTTATCAGTTTCGTGCATGCTATTATGCCCG AAATTAGGAAGGTTCTTTTCCTGAAAGTTCCTGAGGCGCGTAAAGGATTGCTGTTATCAGAAATCGGACGAGTGTCACAG GATTATAAAGTGCATCGCGATGAAATACATACAAAGCTGGTGCAAATAATGAGGGAAAGATTGTTAGTTCATCTCCGTGGATTGCCACAAATAATTGAAACATGGAGCCGAGTAGACGAAACTGAAATACAACCCAGTCAGTTTGCTAAATCACTCACAAAG GAAGTTGGGTATCTTCAACGCGTGCTTTCTCGGACCTTGCATGAGGCAGATGTTCAAGAAATATTCAA GGAAGTGACCATCATCTTTGACATACAAATCTCTGATGCATTCGCACATGTGGATATTAGCACTCCACAAGCAAAAGCCAG GCTTAATTGTGAAATTCAGCACATTCTTGGATGCATTAAATCACTGCCTTCTGCCAAGTTAAATATCGAGTCTGGGATTCCCATTGCAGGACAACTTGAGGCCTTAGTCAAAAGAATATCTTCTGCTGAATCAGATCAATAG